TATTCCTAATGCTATCATTCTTTTTGCTATTTCTTTTTTCCCTTCTAATTTTCCTTCTAATTTTCCTTGCATGTATTCTTTTGCTTTAGTTTCATCTAATAATCTTGCAACATTTGATACAAACTCACCCATCTTGTTCACTCCCCCTTGCTTAATATTCTTAGCAAGTTCATCAAACTCTGCCTTCTGTTCCTCTAATAGCCTTA
This sequence is a window from Caldicellulosiruptoraceae bacterium PP1. Protein-coding genes within it:
- a CDS encoding carbamoyl-phosphate synthetase large chain oligomerization; its protein translation is RLLEEQKAEFDELAKNIKQGGVNKMGEFVSNVARLLDETKAKEYMQGKLEGKLEGKKEIAKRMIALGISKDIISKVTDLSIEEIEKISKENIN